One part of the Xylanimonas allomyrinae genome encodes these proteins:
- a CDS encoding helicase-associated domain-containing protein, with protein MASFSDAVRALPDDALVALLRARPDLASPSPSTLRSLAARASSRTSLDRALAQADTPTLQVLEAVLALEEVMPAVRVDDVAAAVGATDADDAAAVARLVAQARAHALLWSPGADGSLRAAPGLAEALGPYPAGLGPAAAVTPGPRPSPDTLQALRPSASAPEPAPEPALEPGAREVLDALAWGTPVGTLPTAGTAAHRAVRALLAAGLLAEGGGGTVVLPREVGLALRGGRTHASPRLRPPVPDGARPVESATADAEAAAAAVEAVRLVDALLRTWQDAPPPVLRAGGVGVRDLRRTAQALGADEATTAAVVELAATAGLVDDDGGARSSRRAAWGDDRSPRADGDTPPSYVPTTRADEWDDAGTAERWGVLAAAWAGSRRTPWLAGTRDDKGNVRAPLSSDLSRGWVPRLRAQVLTALGALPGRTVRAPDVVADLTWRTPRAVPPEAAVVGLLREAALLGVTGAGALAATGRAVLALLDATDPGDAHDAEAVLGGALGTILAPAVEEVLLQGDLTGIVPGRPSRELAALVERVADVESRGAATTVRFTPASVTRALDAGDTADELLAELARRSPVPVPQPLDYLVRDTARRHAALRVGAAGSYVRATDPTVLAGLVEDPRVADLGLVRLAPTVVAAAVPAARLHAALRQRGLLAALEGPDGRPLGRWGRPPRLERGGGRGVRSPYAAAGAPTSDGERRALVERLRVADGEGRRSPFASTATGEAGARLGTPAPPRAPGDRAPGDRAPGDRAPGDRAPGDRAPAAKAASSGATTGTAVPGDALALLRDAVRDGGHVWLELVDGHGRPIRRRVRPLRVEAGRLRALDPQRAAELTIAVHRIARVDPDDS; from the coding sequence ATGGCCTCCTTCTCCGACGCCGTGCGCGCCCTGCCCGACGACGCCCTCGTCGCGCTGCTGCGAGCGCGCCCGGACCTGGCCTCGCCCTCGCCGTCGACGCTGCGTTCGCTCGCGGCGCGCGCGTCCTCACGCACGTCGCTCGACCGGGCGCTCGCGCAGGCCGACACGCCCACCCTCCAGGTGCTCGAGGCCGTGCTCGCGCTCGAGGAGGTCATGCCCGCCGTCCGTGTCGACGACGTCGCGGCGGCCGTCGGCGCCACCGACGCCGACGACGCGGCCGCCGTCGCGCGGCTCGTCGCCCAGGCACGGGCGCACGCCCTGCTGTGGTCGCCGGGCGCGGACGGGTCGCTGCGCGCGGCGCCCGGCCTGGCCGAGGCCCTGGGCCCCTACCCGGCGGGCCTGGGCCCCGCGGCCGCCGTCACGCCCGGCCCCCGGCCCTCCCCGGACACCCTCCAGGCCCTCCGTCCGTCCGCGTCGGCGCCGGAGCCGGCGCCGGAACCGGCGCTGGAGCCGGGTGCCCGCGAGGTTCTCGACGCGCTCGCCTGGGGCACTCCCGTCGGCACCCTGCCCACGGCCGGCACGGCCGCGCACCGGGCCGTGCGCGCGCTGCTCGCGGCCGGCCTGCTCGCCGAGGGCGGGGGTGGCACCGTCGTGCTGCCGCGCGAGGTCGGCCTGGCGCTGCGCGGCGGCCGCACCCACGCGAGCCCGCGGCTGCGACCCCCGGTCCCCGACGGCGCCCGCCCCGTCGAGTCCGCGACCGCCGACGCCGAGGCGGCGGCCGCGGCCGTCGAGGCGGTCCGCCTGGTCGACGCCCTCCTGCGCACGTGGCAGGACGCGCCACCGCCCGTCCTGCGCGCCGGTGGCGTCGGCGTGCGCGACCTGCGCCGCACCGCGCAGGCGCTCGGCGCCGACGAGGCGACGACCGCCGCCGTCGTCGAGCTGGCGGCCACCGCGGGGCTCGTCGACGACGACGGCGGCGCCCGCTCGTCACGCCGCGCGGCCTGGGGCGACGACCGGTCGCCACGGGCCGACGGCGACACCCCGCCGTCGTACGTGCCGACGACGCGCGCCGACGAGTGGGACGACGCCGGCACGGCCGAGCGCTGGGGCGTGCTGGCCGCCGCCTGGGCGGGCAGCCGGCGCACCCCGTGGCTCGCCGGGACGCGCGACGACAAGGGGAACGTCCGGGCCCCGCTGAGCTCCGACCTGAGCCGCGGCTGGGTCCCGCGCCTGCGCGCCCAGGTGCTCACGGCGCTCGGCGCTCTGCCCGGGCGGACCGTGCGTGCGCCCGACGTCGTCGCCGACCTCACCTGGCGCACGCCACGGGCGGTGCCGCCCGAGGCGGCCGTCGTGGGGCTCCTGCGGGAGGCCGCGCTGCTGGGCGTGACCGGCGCGGGGGCGCTCGCCGCGACGGGGCGGGCGGTGCTCGCGCTGCTCGACGCCACCGACCCGGGCGACGCGCACGACGCCGAGGCGGTGCTCGGCGGGGCGCTGGGCACGATCCTCGCGCCGGCCGTCGAGGAGGTGCTGCTCCAGGGCGACCTCACGGGCATCGTGCCCGGGCGGCCCTCGCGCGAGCTGGCCGCGCTGGTCGAGCGCGTCGCCGACGTCGAGTCGCGCGGAGCCGCGACGACGGTCCGCTTCACGCCGGCCTCGGTCACGCGAGCGCTCGACGCAGGCGACACCGCCGACGAGCTGCTCGCCGAGCTCGCGCGCCGGTCCCCGGTGCCGGTGCCGCAGCCGCTCGACTACCTCGTGCGCGACACCGCTCGCCGGCACGCCGCGCTGCGTGTCGGCGCGGCCGGGTCGTACGTGCGGGCAACCGACCCGACCGTGCTCGCGGGCCTCGTCGAGGACCCTCGCGTGGCCGACCTCGGGCTGGTGCGCCTCGCGCCCACGGTCGTCGCCGCCGCGGTCCCCGCGGCGCGGCTGCACGCGGCGCTGCGGCAGCGTGGGCTGCTGGCCGCGCTCGAAGGACCCGACGGACGCCCGCTCGGCCGGTGGGGCCGCCCGCCGCGCCTCGAACGCGGCGGCGGGCGCGGGGTCCGGTCACCGTATGCGGCGGCCGGGGCCCCGACGTCGGACGGCGAGCGCCGTGCGCTCGTGGAGCGGCTGCGCGTCGCCGACGGCGAGGGGCGGCGCTCGCCGTTCGCCTCGACGGCGACGGGCGAGGCCGGTGCGCGCCTGGGCACGCCGGCGCCGCCGCGCGCTCCCGGCGACCGTGCACCAGGTGACCGCGCTCCCGGCGATCGTGCTCCCGGCGACCGTGCTCCCGGCGACCGCGCACCCGCGGCCAAGGCTGCGTCGTCGGGCGCCACGACGGGAACAGCCGTCCCGGGTGACGCGTTGGCCCTGCTGCGCGACGCCGTCCGTGACGGTGGCCATGTGTGGCTCGAGCTGGTCGACGGCCACGGCCGCCCGATCCGGCGCCGCGTGCGGCCCCTGCGCGTGGAGGCGGGCCGCCTGCGCGCCCTCGACCCGCAACGTGCCGCCGAGCTGACGATCGCGGTCCACCGCATCGCCCGCGTCGACCCGGACGACTCCTGA
- a CDS encoding cold-shock protein codes for MPTGKVKWFDAERGFGFIAGDDGGEVFLHASALPADAASPKPGTRVDYGVADGRRGPSALAVTVLDAAPSVAKAKRKAPAEMATIVEDLIKVLDRVGDSLKHGRYPDDKAGERVAKLLRAVADDLEA; via the coding sequence GTGCCTACCGGCAAGGTCAAGTGGTTCGACGCGGAACGCGGGTTCGGCTTCATCGCCGGCGACGACGGTGGCGAGGTCTTCCTGCACGCGTCCGCCCTGCCGGCGGACGCCGCCAGCCCCAAGCCTGGGACGCGGGTCGACTACGGCGTGGCCGACGGCCGGCGTGGTCCGTCCGCGCTCGCCGTCACGGTGCTCGACGCCGCCCCGTCGGTCGCGAAGGCCAAGCGCAAGGCGCCGGCCGAGATGGCGACCATCGTCGAGGACCTCATCAAGGTGCTCGACCGCGTGGGCGACTCGCTCAAGCACGGCCGCTACCCCGACGACAAGGCCGGCGAGCGCGTCGCCAAGCTGTTGCGCGCCGTGGCCGACGACCTCGAAGCCTGA
- a CDS encoding PspA/IM30 family protein: protein MTAKQSVLGRIAQLTKANINALLDRAEDPQKMLDQLVRDFTNNIAEAEQAIAQTIGNLRLAEQDYNEDVSASREWGGKALAASRKADEYRAAGDTVNADKFDQLAKVALRKQLDAESEVRQAQPMIESQRETVDKLKTGLAAMKDKLGDLKARRDSLVARQKSAAAQQTVQTAISSINVLDPTSELGRFEDAVRREEAKAIGQAEIAASSLDAQFEELAKSDDEIELEARLAALKAGTAPAAQIAPTVVTPSEAAPLD, encoded by the coding sequence ATGACCGCGAAGCAGAGCGTCCTCGGACGCATCGCCCAGCTCACGAAGGCCAACATCAACGCGCTGCTGGACCGCGCCGAGGACCCGCAGAAGATGCTGGACCAGCTCGTGCGCGACTTCACCAACAACATCGCGGAGGCCGAGCAGGCCATCGCCCAGACGATCGGGAACCTGCGCCTGGCGGAGCAGGACTACAACGAGGACGTCTCGGCCTCCCGGGAATGGGGCGGCAAGGCGCTCGCCGCATCCCGCAAGGCCGACGAGTACCGCGCGGCCGGCGACACCGTCAACGCCGACAAGTTCGACCAGCTCGCCAAGGTCGCCCTGCGCAAGCAGCTCGACGCCGAGTCCGAGGTCCGGCAGGCGCAGCCGATGATCGAGTCGCAGCGCGAGACGGTCGACAAGCTCAAGACGGGCCTGGCGGCGATGAAGGACAAGCTGGGCGACCTCAAGGCGCGACGCGACTCGCTCGTGGCGCGTCAGAAGTCGGCTGCCGCGCAGCAGACCGTGCAGACCGCGATCAGCTCGATCAACGTCCTCGACCCGACGAGCGAGCTCGGCCGGTTCGAGGACGCGGTGCGCCGCGAGGAGGCCAAGGCGATCGGCCAGGCAGAGATCGCTGCGTCGTCGCTCGACGCCCAGTTCGAGGAGCTCGCCAAGTCCGACGACGAGATCGAGCTGGAGGCACGCCTGGCCGCCCTCAAGGCCGGCACCGCCCCTGCCGCCCAGATCGCACCGACCGTGGTCACCCCGTCGGAGGCCGCTCCCCTCGACTGA
- a CDS encoding DNA repair helicase XPB: MADGPLIVQSDKSLLLEVEHPLADQCRRAIAPFAELERAPEHVHTYRLTSLGLWNARAAGHDAEQVVNTLIEFSRYPVPHALLVDVAETMSRYGRLTLHAHPTHGLVLQASDKAVLAEVLKSRRTSGLLGDRIDDETVAVHPSERGHLKQVLVKLGWPAEDLAGYVDGEKHPIALSPVATPRTGETGPAKPWEMRPYQAQAVDTFWFGGSGVVVLPCGAGKTIVGAGAMAKSGTTTLILVTNTVSARQWKDELVRRTTLTEDEIGEYSGTRKEIKPVTIATYQVLTTKRRGVYAHLELLDARDWGLIVYDEVHLLPAPIFRMTADLQARRRLGLTATLVREDGREDEVFSLIGPKRYDAPWKDIEAQGYIAPADCVEVRLTLPESDRMTYAVAEPEDKYRLAATASGKNRVVEQIVAQHPDDQILVIGQYLDQLDELSAHLDAPLITGATTVRERQRLFDAFRSGEISRLVVSKVANFSIDLPEASVAIQVSGSFGSRQEEAQRLGRVMRPKQDGRTAHFYAVVSRDTVDQDFAAHRQRFLAEQGYAYRIVDAEDLEPV, translated from the coding sequence ATGGCCGACGGACCCTTGATCGTGCAGTCGGACAAGTCGCTGCTCCTGGAGGTCGAGCATCCCCTCGCCGACCAGTGCCGTCGGGCGATCGCTCCGTTCGCCGAGCTGGAGCGGGCTCCCGAGCACGTCCACACCTACCGGTTGACCAGCCTCGGCCTGTGGAACGCGCGCGCCGCGGGGCACGACGCCGAGCAGGTCGTCAACACGCTCATCGAGTTCTCGCGCTACCCCGTGCCGCATGCGCTGCTGGTCGACGTCGCCGAGACCATGTCGCGCTACGGGCGCCTGACGCTGCACGCGCACCCCACGCACGGGCTGGTGCTCCAGGCCTCCGACAAGGCGGTGCTCGCCGAGGTGCTCAAGTCCCGGCGCACCTCCGGGCTGCTGGGCGACCGCATCGACGACGAGACCGTGGCCGTCCACCCCTCCGAGCGCGGGCACCTCAAGCAGGTGCTGGTCAAGCTCGGCTGGCCGGCCGAGGACCTGGCGGGCTACGTCGACGGCGAGAAGCACCCGATCGCGCTGTCCCCGGTGGCGACGCCTCGCACCGGTGAGACCGGCCCGGCCAAGCCCTGGGAGATGCGCCCCTACCAGGCGCAGGCCGTCGACACGTTCTGGTTCGGCGGCTCGGGCGTCGTCGTCCTGCCGTGCGGGGCGGGCAAGACCATCGTCGGCGCCGGCGCGATGGCCAAGTCGGGCACGACGACGCTCATCCTCGTCACCAACACCGTCTCCGCCCGGCAGTGGAAGGACGAGCTGGTGCGCCGCACCACGCTCACCGAGGACGAGATCGGCGAGTACTCGGGCACCCGCAAGGAGATCAAGCCGGTCACGATCGCCACCTACCAGGTGCTCACCACCAAGCGCCGCGGCGTCTACGCGCACCTGGAGCTGCTCGACGCCCGCGACTGGGGCCTCATCGTCTACGACGAGGTCCACCTGCTGCCCGCCCCGATCTTCCGCATGACGGCGGACCTGCAGGCCCGCCGGCGTCTCGGGCTGACGGCGACCCTGGTCCGGGAGGACGGCCGCGAGGACGAGGTCTTCAGCCTCATCGGCCCCAAGCGGTACGACGCCCCGTGGAAGGACATCGAGGCGCAGGGGTACATCGCCCCGGCCGACTGCGTCGAGGTGCGGCTCACGCTTCCCGAGAGCGACCGCATGACGTATGCCGTCGCCGAGCCGGAGGACAAGTACCGGCTCGCGGCGACGGCGTCGGGCAAGAACCGCGTGGTCGAGCAGATCGTCGCACAGCACCCCGACGACCAGATCCTGGTCATCGGGCAGTACCTCGACCAGCTCGACGAGCTGTCCGCGCACCTCGACGCGCCCCTGATCACGGGCGCGACGACGGTGCGCGAGCGGCAGCGCCTGTTCGACGCGTTCCGCTCGGGCGAGATCTCGCGGCTCGTGGTGAGCAAGGTCGCCAACTTCTCGATCGACCTGCCCGAGGCGTCCGTGGCCATCCAGGTCTCCGGGTCGTTCGGGTCGCGGCAGGAGGAGGCGCAGCGGCTCGGCCGCGTCATGCGGCCCAAGCAGGACGGGCGCACCGCGCACTTCTACGCCGTCGTCTCCCGCGACACGGTCGACCAGGACTTCGCGGCCCACCGGCAGCGCTTCCTCGCCGAGCAGGGCTACGCCTACCGGATCGTGGACGCGGAGGACCTGGAGCCGGTGTAG
- a CDS encoding NYN domain-containing protein, which produces MSQLHAPTPGAEPVGRKTYLLVDGENIDATLGMNVLNRRPSPDERPRWDRVTGFAHKVWGQDVVPLFFLNATSGQMPMPFVQALLAMGYRPIPLAGNGTEKVVDVGIQRTLDALATRDGDVMLASHDGDFLPQIEALLGEGRRVGLLAFREFVNARFAELGTRGLETFDLEGDADAFTTLLPRVRIIPLDEFDPLRYL; this is translated from the coding sequence ATGTCCCAGCTGCACGCCCCCACGCCGGGCGCCGAGCCCGTCGGCCGCAAGACCTACCTGCTCGTCGACGGCGAGAACATCGACGCGACACTCGGCATGAACGTGCTGAACCGCCGCCCGAGCCCGGACGAGCGACCCCGCTGGGACCGGGTCACGGGGTTCGCGCACAAGGTGTGGGGGCAGGACGTCGTCCCCCTCTTCTTCCTCAACGCGACGAGCGGGCAGATGCCGATGCCGTTCGTGCAGGCGCTGCTCGCGATGGGCTACCGCCCCATCCCGCTTGCGGGCAACGGCACCGAGAAGGTCGTCGACGTCGGTATCCAGCGCACGCTGGACGCGCTCGCGACCCGTGACGGCGACGTGATGCTCGCGAGCCATGACGGGGACTTCCTGCCCCAGATCGAGGCCCTGCTGGGTGAGGGCAGGCGCGTGGGCCTCCTGGCGTTCCGCGAGTTCGTCAACGCACGGTTCGCCGAGCTGGGCACGCGCGGGCTCGAGACCTTCGATCTCGAGGGCGACGCCGACGCCTTCACGACGCTGCTGCCACGTGTCAGGATCATCCCGCTCGACGAGTTCGACCCGCTGCGCTACCTCTGA
- a CDS encoding TPM domain-containing protein, translating to MSHAVTGTPRRVPAFLAAIAVALLGGALALAPALVPDGVAPTLLGVAHAEQPLADLDGEITDRVGVLGDRTADVQAALDRVADETTFRLFVVYVDSFDTLDGRSWANQTATAAHLGLHDILLTVATGDRSFGLSVDNNVDLTPQNIDAIENAATDKLRAAANAPEGEGDWGAAAIAAADAIVGIGGTSGAGGAGAPLALGGAVVVVGGVGGWLWWRHRRKAAGQQAATSQDELARLSTEELEKRAATALVAIDDALKTSEQELGFAQAEFGLEPTTEFQRVLAQAKESVSQAFVLRQHLDDETPDPEAQRRQWLAQIITLVDGAADALDAQTQSFDELRKLAERAPQVLDETAQRADELTARVALSQQALVTLSATYPQSALASVLGNPDQAAALVEGARTCVGLGRAALAKKDRNTAVAQARGAQNALGQAVRLLDAVDHAGEDLAEAGPRLDKGVASITQDIADAARLAPIIAAAGDGSVDPATAEAREAVAQAQAARQGGDPLAALARLTAAEAALDKALEPARAKAEADARAAALLRDTLGRVESQVRATDDFISTRRQAVGPDARTRLAEAIRLIGEARALQPSDPSTALARAQEAEGHARAAAQLAQNDVSGWGQQGGGGSNIGGMVLGGILIDSILRGSGGGIGGGIGGGAGRGRSGGFGGGYGGSGFGGGRSSGGGFGGGRSGGRGGRF from the coding sequence GTGAGCCACGCCGTCACGGGCACGCCGCGCCGCGTGCCCGCATTCCTCGCTGCCATCGCCGTCGCCCTGCTGGGAGGCGCGCTCGCGCTCGCCCCCGCGCTCGTGCCCGACGGCGTCGCGCCGACGCTGCTCGGCGTGGCGCACGCGGAGCAGCCGCTCGCGGACCTCGACGGCGAGATCACGGACCGCGTGGGGGTGCTGGGCGACCGCACGGCCGACGTCCAGGCGGCGCTCGACCGCGTTGCCGACGAGACGACGTTCCGCCTGTTCGTGGTCTACGTCGACTCGTTCGACACGCTGGACGGCCGGAGCTGGGCGAACCAGACGGCCACCGCGGCGCACCTGGGTCTTCACGACATCCTCCTGACGGTCGCGACGGGCGACCGCTCGTTCGGCCTGTCGGTCGACAACAACGTCGACCTGACCCCGCAGAACATCGATGCCATCGAGAACGCCGCGACCGACAAGCTCCGCGCGGCGGCCAACGCCCCCGAGGGCGAGGGCGACTGGGGCGCCGCCGCGATCGCCGCGGCCGACGCCATCGTCGGCATCGGCGGCACCTCGGGCGCCGGCGGGGCGGGCGCTCCCCTCGCGCTCGGCGGCGCCGTCGTCGTGGTGGGCGGCGTGGGTGGCTGGCTGTGGTGGCGGCACCGGCGCAAGGCGGCCGGGCAGCAGGCCGCGACGAGCCAGGACGAGCTCGCACGCCTGTCCACCGAGGAGCTCGAGAAGCGGGCCGCGACCGCGCTGGTCGCGATCGACGACGCGCTCAAGACGTCCGAGCAGGAGCTCGGCTTCGCCCAGGCCGAGTTCGGCCTCGAGCCGACCACCGAGTTCCAGCGGGTCCTCGCGCAGGCCAAGGAGAGCGTCTCGCAGGCGTTCGTGCTGCGCCAGCACCTCGACGACGAGACGCCGGACCCCGAGGCCCAGCGCCGCCAGTGGCTGGCCCAGATCATCACGCTCGTCGACGGCGCGGCCGACGCGCTCGACGCGCAGACGCAGTCGTTCGACGAGCTGCGCAAGCTCGCGGAGCGGGCCCCTCAGGTGCTCGACGAGACCGCGCAGCGCGCCGACGAGCTCACGGCGCGCGTCGCGCTGTCGCAGCAGGCGCTCGTGACGTTGTCGGCCACCTACCCGCAGTCCGCGCTCGCCTCCGTCCTGGGCAACCCGGACCAGGCGGCCGCGCTCGTGGAGGGCGCGCGCACCTGCGTGGGGCTGGGCCGGGCCGCGCTGGCGAAGAAGGACCGCAACACCGCCGTCGCGCAGGCGCGCGGGGCGCAGAACGCGCTCGGTCAGGCCGTGCGGCTGCTCGACGCCGTCGATCACGCGGGCGAAGACCTGGCCGAGGCCGGCCCCCGGCTCGACAAGGGCGTCGCCTCGATCACGCAGGACATCGCCGACGCGGCGCGGCTCGCGCCGATCATCGCCGCCGCCGGCGACGGCTCCGTCGATCCGGCGACGGCGGAGGCGCGCGAGGCGGTCGCACAGGCGCAGGCGGCGCGACAGGGCGGCGACCCGCTCGCCGCGCTCGCACGGCTCACCGCGGCCGAGGCCGCGCTCGACAAGGCACTCGAGCCGGCGCGCGCCAAGGCCGAGGCGGACGCCCGCGCGGCCGCCCTGCTGCGCGACACGCTGGGCCGGGTCGAGTCGCAGGTGCGGGCGACGGACGACTTCATCTCGACGCGCCGCCAGGCCGTCGGCCCTGACGCGCGCACCCGGCTCGCCGAGGCCATCCGGCTCATCGGCGAGGCGCGTGCGCTGCAGCCGAGCGACCCGTCGACGGCGCTCGCCCGCGCGCAGGAGGCCGAGGGCCACGCCCGGGCCGCCGCGCAGCTCGCCCAGAACGACGTCTCCGGCTGGGGCCAGCAGGGCGGCGGCGGGTCCAACATCGGCGGAATGGTGCTCGGCGGCATCCTCATCGACTCGATCCTGCGCGGGTCGGGCGGCGGGATCGGCGGAGGGATCGGCGGCGGTGCCGGACGTGGGCGCTCGGGCGGATTCGGCGGCGGCTACGGTGGCAGCGGGTTCGGCGGCGGGCGCTCGTCGGGCGGCGGTTTCGGCGGCGGCCGCTCCGGCGGGCGCGGCGGCAGGTTCTGA
- a CDS encoding response regulator transcription factor produces the protein MSTTATPEARLVVVDDEPNIRELLSTSLRFAGFEVHAAGDGQSALQLVRDLEPDLVVLDVMLPDMDGFAVTRRMRETGRHTPVLFLTAKDDTQDKVQGLTVGGDDYVTKPFSLEEVVARIRAVLRRTNAALPVDDGVLRVGDLELDEDSHEVRRAGVEVDLSPTEFKLLRYLMLNSGRVLSKAQILDHVWQYDWGGDANIVESYISYLRRKIDALKLPDADGVDQALPPLIHTKRGIGYLLRAPQVARV, from the coding sequence ATGAGCACCACTGCCACCCCAGAGGCGCGACTCGTCGTCGTGGACGACGAGCCCAACATCCGCGAGCTGCTGTCCACGTCCCTCCGGTTCGCCGGTTTCGAGGTCCACGCCGCAGGCGACGGCCAGAGCGCACTCCAGCTCGTCCGCGATCTCGAGCCCGACCTGGTCGTGCTCGACGTGATGCTGCCCGACATGGACGGGTTCGCCGTGACCCGTCGCATGCGCGAGACGGGCCGCCACACACCCGTGCTGTTCCTCACAGCCAAGGACGACACGCAGGACAAGGTCCAGGGGCTGACGGTCGGCGGCGACGACTACGTCACCAAGCCGTTCTCGCTCGAAGAGGTCGTGGCCCGCATCCGTGCGGTGCTGCGCCGCACCAACGCTGCCCTGCCCGTGGACGACGGCGTGCTGCGCGTGGGCGACCTCGAGCTCGACGAGGACTCGCACGAGGTGCGCCGCGCCGGCGTCGAGGTCGACCTGTCCCCCACCGAGTTCAAGCTGCTGCGCTACCTCATGCTCAACTCGGGCCGCGTGCTGTCGAAGGCGCAGATCCTCGACCACGTGTGGCAGTACGACTGGGGCGGGGACGCGAACATCGTCGAGTCCTACATCTCCTACCTGCGCCGCAAGATCGACGCTCTCAAGCTGCCCGACGCCGACGGCGTCGACCAGGCGCTGCCGCCGCTGATCCACACCAAGCGAGGCATCGGCTACCTGCTGCGGGCACCGCAGGTCGCGCGCGTCTGA
- a CDS encoding type 1 glutamine amidotransferase encodes MTVLQHSADVPLGLLGAALGDRVRLVRLDLGEPVPPLDAVGAGLVVLGGHMSAYDDDVAPWLPATRALLADAATGGVPTLGICLGAQLLAVACGGTVAVAAPPGREAGVIGVRWRAGASSDPVLGPVVAAARDGVTSAVSMHADAVSELPPGASWLGWSEQYPYQAFRVGSALGVQFHPEAGKSIALGWARVHDDVDTHAVDEQLTAAGADLATLVIGLGRAFAAQVDAVDPG; translated from the coding sequence GTGACCGTGCTGCAGCACTCCGCCGACGTGCCCCTCGGCCTGCTGGGTGCCGCCCTCGGGGACCGTGTCCGCCTCGTGCGCCTCGACCTCGGTGAGCCGGTGCCGCCGCTCGACGCCGTCGGCGCCGGCCTCGTGGTGCTCGGCGGCCACATGTCGGCGTACGACGACGACGTGGCCCCCTGGCTCCCGGCGACGCGGGCGCTCCTGGCGGACGCCGCGACGGGTGGTGTCCCCACGCTCGGGATCTGCCTGGGGGCCCAGCTGCTGGCCGTGGCCTGCGGCGGCACCGTCGCCGTCGCGGCGCCGCCCGGACGCGAGGCCGGCGTCATCGGCGTGCGCTGGCGCGCCGGGGCGTCGTCGGACCCGGTGCTCGGACCGGTCGTCGCGGCTGCGCGCGACGGCGTGACGAGCGCGGTGAGCATGCACGCCGACGCCGTGTCCGAGCTGCCGCCGGGTGCGAGCTGGCTCGGCTGGTCGGAGCAGTACCCGTACCAGGCGTTCCGGGTGGGCTCGGCGCTCGGGGTGCAGTTCCACCCGGAGGCGGGCAAGTCGATCGCTCTCGGCTGGGCGCGCGTCCACGACGACGTCGACACCCACGCCGTCGACGAGCAGCTCACCGCCGCGGGCGCGGACCTGGCGACGCTGGTCATCGGCCTGGGCCGCGCCTTCGCCGCTCAGGTCGACGCCGTCGACCCCGGCTGA
- a CDS encoding DUF3027 domain-containing protein, with translation MTAAADAPARPRRTTGRPAKEVVLVGAVELARAAAVEVAESASDVGEHLGAVVDGERLVSHRFTAAMKGYHGWSWVVTLARVPRGRNATVCEVELLPGDEALLAPEWLPWAERLRPGDIGPGDVLPFRPDDPRLEPGYTPTGDPEVDAVAIEELALARQRVLSPFGREETAQRWYRGSRGPTSATAVASAAECLSCGYLVPLSGSLGQLFGVCANAWSPDDGKVVSLDHGCGAHSETDVEPGPSDWPAADPLIDETTLELVPPAAPAETLPPAGADASGADAPPALSLPETAPEAE, from the coding sequence GTGACTGCTGCCGCCGACGCCCCGGCCCGTCCCCGTCGCACGACCGGCCGCCCCGCCAAGGAGGTGGTGCTGGTCGGCGCCGTCGAGCTCGCGCGCGCCGCCGCGGTCGAGGTCGCGGAGTCGGCGTCCGACGTCGGCGAGCACCTCGGTGCCGTCGTCGACGGCGAACGCCTGGTCTCGCACCGCTTCACCGCGGCGATGAAGGGCTACCACGGCTGGTCCTGGGTCGTGACGCTCGCGCGCGTGCCGCGCGGACGCAACGCCACGGTGTGCGAGGTCGAGCTGCTGCCGGGCGACGAAGCGCTGCTCGCACCCGAGTGGCTGCCCTGGGCCGAACGGCTGCGGCCGGGCGACATCGGCCCTGGCGACGTGCTGCCCTTCAGGCCCGACGACCCGCGGCTCGAACCGGGGTACACGCCGACGGGCGACCCGGAGGTCGACGCGGTCGCGATCGAGGAGCTCGCGCTGGCCCGCCAGCGCGTGCTGTCCCCCTTCGGGCGCGAGGAGACCGCGCAGCGCTGGTACCGCGGATCGCGCGGCCCGACGTCCGCGACCGCCGTCGCATCGGCCGCGGAGTGCCTGTCGTGCGGCTACCTCGTGCCGCTCAGCGGCTCGCTGGGTCAGCTGTTCGGGGTGTGCGCGAACGCGTGGTCGCCCGACGACGGCAAGGTCGTCTCGCTCGACCACGGCTGCGGCGCCCACTCGGAGACCGACGTGGAGCCCGGCCCGTCCGACTGGCCCGCCGCCGACCCGCTGATCGACGAGACGACGCTGGAGCTGGTCCCCCCGGCCGCGCCGGCCGAGACGCTTCCCCCGGCAGGCGCCGACGCCTCCGGCGCGGACGCGCCCCCCGCCCTCTCCCTGCCCGAGACGGCTCCCGAGGCGGAGTGA